Within the Aspergillus luchuensis IFO 4308 DNA, chromosome 5, nearly complete sequence genome, the region ACACGCGGAGCTATCAGAGGCTGACAGTCCTCCCGCTGAGGTCAGCGCTAGGAATCCTCCGCCCACCAGGATCGCCTTCTGCAAGACGCCATACAAGAGAATGAGGAAGCTTGATGAGCCTGGTGTGACACTGGAGTAGGTTGGAGTAGGTTGGGGTGGTTCTCTCCCGATAACGGTCTGCGGGTCTAAGTGGTCCTTGCGTGTTGCCCAGAGATACCTTCAGTCTTGGTATATCAGCCGGTGCATGGCCTGTTGAGCGGTACATGGTAGCCAAGCTCTCCTCGTATTCCCTGAATCAGTGCGTCGTAAATCGCGATCCTTCTGCCGGAGTGTTGCCAACCAAGCAAGCTGGCAACCTGTGTGAACATCATGACTGCTCCCCACGCATCAAGCGTGTCTGTCCAGAAAAATCGACCCCGACAGACGGGCTCGCTGAGCCCAGCGTGCGATGAGTGTCGAATCCGCAAAGTGCGCTGCAATAAAGAGTATCCCAAGTGCTCAAGCTGTCGCGCATCTAATCTGCCCTGCGAATTTTCCAACAAGGGCAAGCGCATCAACCATACCAAGAAACTGTAAGTGGCCCCTCTCACCTCCCTTGGTGGTCCGTGCTGCCTGGGTGAACTTTGGTCGGGTGTTCCCCGTCTGACAAGCTTTTCTCATAGTGTGAGTGATGTGGAGCTTTTGGGCAGTCGTTTAGGCAAAATTGAAGAGGCTCTCTTTCGCTGCTTGTCGGTGGTTGAAGCTGCCAACACCACGCGAGACGGCACTCCAACCCAAACCACGTCTCGGCCTGGCTCAGAGGGTCATGAAGATCGAGAAGAGTCTCGCCGGGGCTCGGTCGAGTCTGAGGAAAGCTGGTCGGATGGCTCGTCTGATCTGCTTGCTCAGGGTGAACGAGATCCCGAGGCAGATCCATTGCACTACAGCAGTCCGGTGGCATCGCTCTACTTCGAGGCTCGGGCTGCAGGAAACCAGCTGATATCGTCAATTCTGTCAACAGAAGACGGCTCCAAGCCAGTGAGTCCGCGCGTGAGCGAGACCCTGACCCCATCAACGCCCCTGGAAGCGTATTTGGTGGACGCCAACGAGCTCTTCCAAGAGCTGGCCACCGGTCCTCCTCCTGTCACTGAGCCCAAGTACGACGATCTCCCTCCGGCACTACCTCCACGAACTCTGCTGGAAGGTTTCGTGGAAGCCTACTTTACCGATCTGAATCCTTTTCTCCCACTCTATGACCGACAAAGCGTGCTTGATGCCATTCAACAACAGTATGGACCGCGAAGCGATGGGCCCGACCTGGCCTGGGTATGTTCGTTCAATAGTATCTTACTGCACACCCTCGAGGCCAAGTCGAGTGCCGCACAGCCAGGAGGACATACAGGAGATAGTACGCTGGAGCGAGGTTTGGTggtgcatcttctgctcAATGCCCGCCGCTGTTATAATAACTTTGAGCGCCTCCTGCAACCACGTCTCGCCAACGTCCAGAGCTTGTTTAGTATGGTATGCTCCAACGTCCAATCCGCTTAACTTAGACACCATTCTCACGTCTGCAGGCACTGGTAGCACTCCGATACTTTAGCTTCACGATGTTTGAGACGGTATTTGCGCAGGCCTGCCAGTTGGCCCGCACCATCGGGCTGCACCAGACTGCCGCGGGTGCTCCACAGGAAGCAGAGCGTCGCCGCCTTTTTTGGTGCCTGTTCATCATTGACGTTAGTGTCCACTCCAGCCTTGATACAAGATCTTTGCCTGACCTAGAGTATAGAAGCATGCGGCTTTGGCAGCTGGCAAACCGTGTCTCCTCCCTTCTTATGCCTGTGCCATCCCAATTCCCAGTTCCAAGTGTGGGTCACTCATCGAGGATCAGTTCACGGCGCGCATAATGCTGGCCACCATCCTAGAGGAGTTGTATCGTCGCCTGCATTCAGCCCGCAGCACGCGGCGTGGCCGTGAGCAAATATCCCGCCGTGCTATCCAACTGAGCCGCCGGATAGAGGACTGGGCGG harbors:
- a CDS encoding Zn(II)2Cys6 transcription factor (COG:K;~EggNog:ENOG410Q2N9;~InterPro:IPR036864,IPR007219,IPR001138;~PFAM:PF00172,PF04082;~go_function: GO:0000981 - DNA-binding transcription factor activity, RNA polymerase II-specific [Evidence IEA];~go_function: GO:0003677 - DNA binding [Evidence IEA];~go_function: GO:0008270 - zinc ion binding [Evidence IEA];~go_process: GO:0006351 - transcription, DNA-templated [Evidence IEA];~go_process: GO:0006355 - regulation of transcription, DNA-templated [Evidence IEA]); translated protein: MTAPHASSVSVQKNRPRQTGSLSPACDECRIRKVRCNKEYPKCSSCRASNLPCEFSNKGKRINHTKKLVSDVELLGSRLGKIEEALFRCLSVVEAANTTRDGTPTQTTSRPGSEGHEDREESRRGSVESEESWSDGSSDLLAQGERDPEADPLHYSSPVASLYFEARAAGNQLISSILSTEDGSKPVSPRVSETLTPSTPLEAYLVDANELFQELATGPPPVTEPKYDDLPPALPPRTLLEGFVEAYFTDLNPFLPLYDRQSVLDAIQQQYGPRSDGPDLAWVCSFNSILLHTLEAKSSAAQPGGHTGDSTLERGLVVHLLLNARRCYNNFERLLQPRLANVQSLFSMALVALRYFSFTMFETVFAQACQLARTIGLHQTAAGAPQEAERRRLFWCLFIIDKHAALAAGKPCLLPSYACAIPIPSSKCGSLIEDQFTARIMLATILEELYRRLHSARSTRRGREQISRRAIQLSRRIEDWAVQHEHALQPTGTPEASQVLAAAELQYALYICRILVQRRINGPESRSLRYIHARAGLQLLQELCHCDRLGGRRVGYALFASVTLNYSLIPFLEVYIRVLQDHPQADASDVALLTSFAARADSLAAQTTATSYTARVREVSALCCQVVTRLHQPPDVAESQVDQPTLPDPFWDLSAMAADAGWGTTPAAPQFSSNLSTHPDPSFFLDAGGSVGPAFSLSDPIFTDGGPVMFDNLLDPFAGADTSLGLMQ